The Puntigrus tetrazona isolate hp1 chromosome 3, ASM1883169v1, whole genome shotgun sequence nucleotide sequence aggacttgtgtattttttagcaatgcaaaaccacatactgTACAGCATGGCTTCATAGATTCAGTAATTCAGTGCTGTGCTGATTTGACCTGCCTGCAGTGCAGATTTTTCATCCACCCCACAATGgctggtaccttttcaaaaggtacacttttgtaactGTTagattcaaatatgtacacattaaatgttaatatttaccTTTAGGATACCAAAATTTATTTAGGTTTCTGAGAGTATAgcatcattaaatgaaaaatcatcaaagatgaccacaaactcttcagcTGCTGGGAACCTATTAGGTATAAATGGGACaccaaaaacagacaaattTCAACACCAAATCTGCAGAAATTCATAACCTCGATGCCCAGACGTCTTcagactgttttgaaaagaagaggagatgctACACCATGGTAAACATGCCCACATCCCAACTATTTTAGGACAGGGATCAAATTGAAGTTAGCTCATTCTAtgcataaaattattacaacatttttttatatctgttaACATGTTATCTATgttatattgtgaataaaagATTAGCTTGTgtgattttaaattcttttagttttcattttattcaaatgaagtatcagatttgtatttatacaaatatcatcaaattacaaatttgattagtttgaggttttttttttatgctactCAAGCTAAATGAGCCATGAAAGCTGGACATATTGAGTATATACTCACCAAAAACTACACTGTTTCGTTTGTTTTGTCTAACGATCTAATAAACTTATTAAACTCATTAAACgtactattatttaaaatgtatgccgCCATTCAGTTCCAATGGGTTATTTAGCACTTGGCTTCACTTCAGAAATGCTTCAAAAAGCATGGAAATAAACTCTGGGTCTGAACACGTCAAGATGAGTCTTCCGAAAGCACCTCAACTCTTAAAATCTAAGAAGTTGCGTCCAGTTCAGGGCGTGTGCTTCTCGTGATTTGAGCTGACATTTGTGACCACTGGATCAAACTCCATAGATGAGAATATCCTCTGGAGCTCTGCCGACAGTAAACGGTCTCCCTGGCGACATGCAGGCTGATGGCGCGcggcgtctctctctctctctctccctcccggCCCCCACCTCCTTCACACGGACCAGGGCGCGTAAACGAAACCTGCGCGCAGGTCTCCGCTGAGCTGCATTTGCTTTGGAAGTGCCTTGAGCGCTCATCGTGCCTGTAAAGACTTCTCACCCACCGAGAACGCACAGAATCAAGCACGGGTTGCGCGTAGACCGATGGTGCGAACCGTGATAAATGATTTTAGGAGATACTTTTATTAGTTCCCTCTTCTCAAAACTTGACTCAACAGGCAGTTGTAGAAAGTGAGTTGATGCCACAAGAGGCTCGACTGTCGTCTGCTCCAGTGCTCCGCGGCTCCGCTCAGGATGAACGGAACGTTTTTCAACCACACGGTGTTTACGCACGGCGTTCTGCTCAACCGCAGCCAAGAACTGGCGGGGACACTAGTTGACTGCTGCACGGGGAATGGGAGCGAAGTGACCGCGAACGACGGCGGCGGGTCTCTAGTTCTCGCGCAGGACGAGCGCAAGCTGTTCGTTACGCGCGTGGTGCAGATCGCGGTGCTGTGCGTTCTTTCTCTCACGGTGATGTTCGGGATCTTCTTTCTCGGTTGCAACCTCATGATCAAGTCCGAAAGTATGATCAACTTCCTGGTCAAGGACCGCAGACCATCCAAAGACGTGGAGGCGGTGATGATCGGACTGAGTTAGCCTCGGGGGTCACCTGTAACCGGACAGGGAGTCACGGAGATATGCAACTTACCTTTTCACTCCCTTTGAGTTCTGAAAGGAAAAGGCACGCCGTCTTTTGGTTGGACTGAAGCAAAGATGACATATATTCCGCTGCACGTTTACGAAATgagaatgtatttattcatgtttacgTAGCTTTTTGTATTTGAGGTCATTTTGCTTGTGATTTTATACAGTGAAGTGTTTACACGTTTTTACCtcagaaaaaaagtatgtatttaCTGCATTATGTTACAGTTACAAGCAAATTCTACGACAGTAACCGTGGTTTTCCgacatattaatatttgtataaccACAGTTAATTTTGTGGTTACGCATGGtctaattacaattaatttactttaaagagATTGGGGGTGGGGCTAACTTTCGTAAAAGGTTAACTTTCGTAAAAGTTAGTTATCTAAAATACAACGATTTTAATAAAGTGATAAACGATAACATGCTTTTTCACGATTGGTCTTAATGGCAACGCGTTGTCATGGTGACTTCCTTTTACGAGTGAAATGTAGCGAagttctgattttatttcagaaaatcccgccgaaaaaaaaaatgccctCAGCAGTCTTTTGGTTTGACTCCGTTTCGCGGGAGCGGGGTTCAAGTCTTATTATTCGACATTATAATAagattattattctttttatttccttttttttggtttgtactGGACAATCACTTTCGGACGCATGCTGTTTTGTGAACGGTGACTTTTTCACCCTGAATTGCAggtgtttgttatttttcttcaaGTTTAACTTGTGGCCGAGGGCACGTGACGGGGGCAGACGTTCATCCGGTGGGGCTCTTGCACGTTTTCCCCGATCGCACCGGCTCACGTCTCTCCCTCTGCATGCGCGGTGCTCGGTGTGTCAGGCACTTTCTACGTGAAGACCTCAATGCTGCATGCAGTATTTTGTAAACTGTATTGACTTGGAAACTTGAACTTGTGCAGCATGctttgaataaagttgttaaaaCATTACGTTACATTGCATTTGTTTAGTTATCTTTAGAGGTCAGACGTTCAGAACGGAAATGGTTGGCCAAtggtacattttaatacaattcaCAAAAAGCTACATACGTAGGTCTCTATAATAGGgtatattatgatatattatgGTTAAATGCCTATCCTGCATATTTGAATACATGCATCATCTTcagtaagtttttgtttttcagtgatgCACTGTTATCTGTGGGAATCCCTTTTTTAGGTATGAACACATGGGCATTAAGAAAACTATGAAAAACGTATATAAAAAGtaagtttacatttaataagttcaaaaaaaaggaaaaaaaaaaaaatatatatatatatatatatatatatatatatatatatatatatatatatatatatatatatatatatatatatatactaatttatCTCTTGAATTTTTCGGAGGTAAAAGCATAGCATATAGGCTAGAATGTGACCAGTTAATCTGATTGCATTaccaaatacatacaaaatgtaGATCTTACacattaaatgacaataaaagacCTTCACTTTGAGGTAGTTGTGGCGGATGCGACTTCAACGTTCAGAGAAGGGCTATGTTTAGACAGAGTAAAAAGCAATAATTATGTGGTGCCTAATTTTTCCTTTTGAATCTCTAAAGCAAATAATAAGGCTTGCTCAGTTGGCTTTGATCagaaaaaattggaaaaaatattCTTTGATCATAacttagaataataataataattatgttgcATGCAACAAGATCTCGCCATCTAAGCCAGATTCACTGTTTTCTAACGGCTTTCGCAAGAGGTGTAAGCAAGTCAGACTAAAGCTGCTATATAACCTAATTTTGGTGTagtgatcattttcattttaaagattagTCTTAATTGTcctcttattcttttttttgcgCACACTAAtgcaaatgcacacaaatgcaAGCGTCACGAGGGCCATGTAAAGACCGATACACATAAAGCAATATCTACAACTGTTTAACAAAGAAAAGTGAAGGATGAAAAACAAGATGGGGGAAATATGAGAAAGGCTTATGGCATTATATTTCTATAGAAGAGGTCTGAGTTTGGTCTCAGACTTCTGTCTCCTGCTCAGCTCTGAGATGTGATTTTTACTGCCCTCTTATCCTTTCCTCCATTTCCACTTCCTTTAATGGACTGTAAAAATGGAGATAAGTAGAgagataaaaagagagagattcaCAGAGTtagcttgtttaaaaaaaatattaaattgtacaAGCAGTGAACCAGCTTTGCCGTGCCAGTGTTGGATGcttatatcaaataaaagtggtcaaataaaaaaaaatccagaatcATGCACACATGAAGTAGCGCACAACATCTATGattccttctttctttatttttttttgacaattttcTCTCTAactaatatttttgtcatttcgtATTGTGGCTTCCCACAGTATAAAGCTCTTTTACATATTCTGTTATGCATGACCATACTAAACattttatcattacattttttttaaatgcctctgGTTAAAATTATGCAAGGACTTGATTTTCAGTAAAATTTCAGTAAAACTCGCGCAGGAGTAAAATTCAGAAAATGGCCATGAATGCAACAAGCATAGCGGCGGTGCTCGAAATGCATTTCTACAAGATTAATATGACCACTAGATGGAACCAAACACCTGATTcaactttaatatacatttaaatgcaggattgtgtaaataaaacaaacaaacggaaAACGGagaaaaaataagatatatggcctaaatgataataaacgcccaatatttataataacatttataatagacTGATGTGCTAATAAGGATTTATTTGTTCTGATGAAAAAGCGGAAAAACTTGTGAAAATAGTTGAAGCCGTTAAAAGAACTTTACCAAAAATACTATACTGCTCCTTGCGCATGCGCACGTGAAATGTCTGCGCCGCAAACTGTTCGCTGTTCATTTGTTGAGTCTTAACTTGCCTGCGGTTACACATTTCCTTGATGAAACAGATTGCGTTTGTGAAATGCTGAAACGCATTTGGTCATCTGTCCTTACATGTCTCGGAATGGCAGATTCCACTCCTAGTCTGTACATCAGAGAATCAGACTGAAAACAGCCTCCAAGGCAGGAGGGGTGCAGTAGCTTGGATCGATTAAAATGGCACTGAATTTGGTGGAAGTTTGGGTGCATGTTTTATGTCTAGTTTCCATAGTTACGGGTAAGTTTgccttttgttattgtttgtttagttaATGACTCCAAAATTAgaagaacgtgtgtgtgtgtttgttttagttataatttatgatttagatatttttttctgcatttcatttcatttcattactctTTAGCTTGAGAGGCTGGAACCCTAAAGAAATTTGGTTCCACTTTAGGTGGCTTTAACTATTATGTACTTACATTGAAATTAGTAATTTAATACAATGCTCTTATCGTGTACATACAAgtctttacattacattacatatatatatatataaaccctgcaattacatctgtaaataatttctgtattgtatttataaatatactgttGACCCACCCTTAAACCAAACCTGTCCTTAACCTTACTCATATCCTAAACTAAATAGCAGCAGTTTCGCAACACAATATGAGCACAGTAAGCACATTGtacctatttttttaatgtaagcaCGTAGTAGTTAATGCCACCTAATACAAAGTGGGACTGAATTTTCTAAAAAGTAGAAAGAAACCGTTTCAATAGCAATATGACTTTAACAGCGGTCTTGTTTCTAGGGTCTAACATTTGCACTTCCAGAGGAGTGAGTAACTGTAAAGAATGTTTGCTGATCCATCCGACCTGTGCCTGGTGCTCTCAGGAGGTAAAGAACTAAATTCAGCCACAAATATGACTAAACACTCCTGCACGGAGGCACAGATGACTGCTCGAAATGCTTTCCTCTGATTATCAGTGTTTGTCTGTGCATCTGTCAGATCTTTGGAAAGGCAGGCTCGAGTTTGTCCCGTTGTGATCTCAGAGACAGTCTCATTCAGTCTGGTTGTGGCGTGAAGTTTCTCGAGTTTCCAGTTAGCAGCATGAAGATATTAGAGGACGTACCCCTGAGTTACAAGGCAGGGGGTTCAGACGACATCACTCAGATCCAACCACAAAAAATACACCTGACCCTCAGGCCAGGTATGCTAAAaccattatatttcacaaactATATTTACCAGTGCAATCCAATTACTAATTTCTCATGGCAGAgtttaaaaattctgttttcttttcttttgtaatattattttgtagcaTGTTGTTGCTTGTTTCGTATTTCAAGGACTGCTTATGAGCCCTTTGTGAGAGTAGGAAAAGTCATGAAGTcttgtaacatttaaatttcatgctttattttttttcgaCTGCTTACACACAAAATCTTTACTTTAACACACACCGAATCTTCAAAACCATAGAGTAATTCTCAGGTTTTGACTCTATTTGCAAGACATTTTTCACCCTTTCCCTTTGTCTCTTTTCTCTTGTAGGCGATTCAAAGAAATTCACTGTCACTGTGAAACAAGTAGCTGATTACCCAGTGGACCTGTACTACCTCATGGACATGACCAATACCATGAAGGAAGACCTGCAGAAGCTTTATACGCTGGGCAACGATCTGGTCAGTGCTTTACGGGGCGTCACCAGCAATCTGCGAATGGGATTTGGAGCTTTTGTAGACAAACCGCTTTCACCTTACATGTACATTTACCCTCCGCAAGTCATCCAGAATCCTTGTTACAAGTAAGCCCTACTTGATTTCACATTAGAAAAGCACGTGACAAATAGAGCGAGTGACAGGGTTTGGTgatttctgtctctctgctgtGCTCTGGCTGCTGTAGGTTTCCTGAACCCTGCCCACCGCAGTTCGGCTATCACAACGTACTGTCTCTGACAGATCAGGTCCAGCGCTTCAGAGAGGAAGTGAAGAAGCAGAAAGTGTCCAAAAACAGAGATGCCCCTGAGGGTGGATTTGATGCTATCATGCAAGCAGTAGTGTGCAAGGTGACACAAGATACAAGACAATCTGAGACAAGCTGTTCTGTTAATACTCCCAAAGCCTGAAGGAATTTGAATTTTAAGctgaatttacattatttattggaAGTAAAAACGTCATTCGTCAACCTTTTGGGTCGGTTCTCTTTACATTTGTGTATGAcctcctttctcttttttccaggACAACATTGGATGGAGGCACGATGCATCTCATTTACTGATTTTCTCAAGTGATGATAGAAGTCATTTGGCTTTGGATGCCAGGCTGGCTGGAATCGTCCAGCCCCATGATGGAGAGTGCCATATCAACCAAAACAATGAATATGACAAGTCCACTGTACTGGTCAGCCAAACATATATTACTCAAATCTCTCTCTCCTAAGCAGCACAGTTGTTCTCAACATTGCTAATAAAAGGAAATTCTGGAGAAGCTAAttaacatattataattatttctgaaggatcatgtgacatatTTACCATCCCAGGAAGTT carries:
- the rprml gene encoding reprimo-like protein, whose translation is MNGTFFNHTVFTHGVLLNRSQELAGTLVDCCTGNGSEVTANDGGGSLVLAQDERKLFVTRVVQIAVLCVLSLTVMFGIFFLGCNLMIKSESMINFLVKDRRPSKDVEAVMIGLS